In Curtobacterium sp. TC1, the following proteins share a genomic window:
- a CDS encoding ABC transporter permease, whose product MVAQLLRLRADLLAGEVRGSARRSVFVVLGSLVGLLAAVFVATQTVALRSADPDTARAVTVPVGTLIAFAFTVVPLVVGRSDQLDPRRFAVFGIRRRTLAVGLVVAGLIGIPVTGVVVVAAAQSVVWARDAGTGVLAVVGGLLAIATCALLVRVCCTVGSRLIGPHRSRDAGWLVALVIIVLAIPAVSLLLRVDWLDPEGAEMQRVADVAGWTPWGAAWAVPAEVASGHVVTGFLKLLVAIAVVALLTWAWWALVGRALDTVDGRARTRRYQGLGWFDRLGSTPVAAVAARALTYWVRDPRYRTSYLIILFVPLVVIPLGVAGVPWHWTALVPLPLMALIAGFLPHNDVSYDNTAVWLHVASGAPGWSDRLGRVVPVLVVGAPAIVAGSALSAWLSDDWTAFPLLIGVSASALLSGLGLSSVVSVLLPYPTVRPGDHPFQQPQAAGVTATVAQSMMVIGIVLCTVPAAWLAVLAFVRGAEPWSMLTLSVGIGVGVVVLVTGIVAGGRLFDRRGPDLLAAAQRN is encoded by the coding sequence ATGGTTGCACAGCTTCTCCGGCTGAGGGCCGACCTGCTCGCGGGCGAGGTCCGCGGCAGCGCCCGCCGGTCCGTGTTCGTCGTGCTCGGCAGTCTCGTCGGACTCCTCGCCGCCGTCTTCGTCGCGACGCAGACGGTCGCACTGCGGTCGGCGGACCCCGACACGGCCCGAGCGGTCACCGTGCCGGTCGGCACGCTCATCGCGTTCGCGTTCACCGTCGTCCCGCTCGTGGTCGGCCGGAGCGACCAGCTCGACCCGCGGCGCTTCGCGGTGTTCGGCATCCGCCGGCGCACGCTCGCGGTCGGCCTCGTCGTCGCCGGGCTGATCGGCATCCCCGTCACCGGGGTCGTCGTCGTGGCGGCGGCGCAGTCCGTGGTCTGGGCGCGGGACGCCGGTACCGGTGTGCTCGCGGTCGTCGGCGGGCTGCTGGCGATCGCCACGTGCGCGCTCCTGGTCCGCGTGTGCTGCACCGTCGGCTCGCGGCTGATCGGTCCGCACCGGTCCCGTGACGCCGGTTGGCTCGTCGCGCTCGTGATCATCGTGCTCGCGATCCCGGCGGTGTCGCTGCTGCTCCGCGTCGACTGGCTCGATCCCGAGGGCGCCGAGATGCAGCGCGTCGCGGACGTCGCCGGCTGGACGCCGTGGGGCGCCGCCTGGGCCGTGCCCGCCGAGGTCGCCAGCGGCCACGTCGTGACCGGGTTCCTCAAGCTGCTCGTCGCGATCGCCGTCGTCGCCCTGCTGACCTGGGCGTGGTGGGCGCTCGTCGGTCGCGCGCTCGACACCGTCGACGGTCGCGCCCGGACCCGGCGGTACCAGGGGCTCGGCTGGTTCGACCGGCTCGGGTCGACCCCGGTCGCCGCCGTCGCCGCCCGCGCCCTGACCTACTGGGTCCGCGACCCGCGGTACCGCACCTCGTACCTGATCATCCTGTTCGTCCCGCTCGTCGTCATCCCGCTCGGGGTCGCCGGCGTGCCGTGGCACTGGACGGCGCTCGTGCCGTTGCCGCTGATGGCGCTGATCGCCGGGTTCCTGCCGCACAACGACGTCTCGTACGACAACACCGCGGTGTGGCTGCACGTCGCCTCCGGGGCTCCCGGGTGGAGCGACCGCCTGGGCCGCGTCGTCCCGGTGCTCGTCGTCGGTGCGCCGGCGATCGTGGCCGGCTCGGCGCTGTCCGCCTGGTTGTCCGACGACTGGACGGCGTTCCCGCTGCTGATCGGCGTGAGCGCCAGCGCGCTGCTGTCCGGACTCGGGCTGTCGAGCGTCGTGTCCGTCCTGCTGCCCTACCCGACCGTGCGGCCGGGGGACCACCCGTTCCAGCAGCCGCAGGCCGCCGGGGTGACGGCGACGGTCGCGCAGTCGATGATGGTGATCGGCATCGTGCTCTGCACCGTCCCGGCCGCGTGGCTCGCGGTGCTCGCCTTCGTCCGCGGCGCCGAGCCGTGGTCGATGCTGACGCTCTCCGTCGGCATCGGGGTCGGCGTGGTCGTGCTCGTCACCGGGATCGTCGCGGGTGGTCGGTTGTTCGACCGACGCGGACCGGACCTGCTGGCGGCGGCGCAGCGCAACTAG
- the rdgB gene encoding RdgB/HAM1 family non-canonical purine NTP pyrophosphatase gives MTTREVVLATHNQGKVVELREILGSALGEGVELVGYDGPEPVEDGDTYAANALIKARAAVAHTGLPALADDSGIAVDALDGAPGIHSARYAGTRSDADNIALLLQNLEGVVERTAAFVCAAAFVTPDGFEHVVEAVWNGEVLTEPVGDGGHGYDPVFRPDDADRSSAELTREEKNALSHRSKAFRGIAPIVREHFGL, from the coding sequence GTGACGACCCGCGAGGTGGTGCTGGCCACCCACAACCAGGGCAAGGTCGTCGAGCTGCGCGAGATCCTCGGGTCGGCGCTGGGCGAGGGTGTCGAGCTCGTCGGCTACGACGGCCCCGAACCGGTCGAGGACGGCGACACCTACGCCGCGAACGCCCTGATCAAGGCCCGTGCCGCGGTCGCCCACACCGGGCTGCCGGCGCTCGCCGACGACTCCGGCATCGCGGTCGACGCGCTCGACGGTGCGCCGGGCATCCACTCGGCGCGGTACGCGGGCACCCGGTCGGACGCCGACAACATCGCGCTGCTGCTGCAGAACCTCGAGGGCGTCGTGGAGCGCACCGCCGCCTTCGTGTGCGCTGCCGCCTTCGTGACGCCCGACGGGTTCGAGCACGTCGTCGAGGCGGTGTGGAACGGCGAGGTGCTGACCGAACCCGTCGGCGACGGCGGCCACGGCTACGACCCGGTGTTCCGGCCGGACGACGCCGACCGCTCGTCGGCCGAGCTCACCCGCGAGGAGAAGAACGCGCTCTCGCACCGCAGCAAAGCGTTCCGCGGCATCGCGCCGATCGTGCGGGAGCACTTCGGGCTCTGA
- the rph gene encoding ribonuclease PH, whose translation MTTRIDGRQAEEHRPVTIERGWSTQAEGSALISFGNTKVLCTASFTNGVPRWLAGKGTGWVTAEYSMLPRSTNERMQRESIKGKVGGRTHEISRLIGRSLRAVVDTRALGENTLVIDCDVLQADGGTRTASITGAYVAMVDAIEWGRGKGFIAKKATPLTDSVQAISVGIVTGEPMLDLAYTEDSAADTDMNIVTTGSGKFIEVQGTAEHAPFDRDELNVLLDLGLAGNQSLASIQRSALGLA comes from the coding sequence ATGACCACCCGCATCGACGGCCGCCAGGCCGAGGAACACCGCCCCGTCACCATCGAGCGGGGCTGGAGCACGCAGGCCGAGGGCAGCGCGCTCATCTCGTTCGGCAACACCAAGGTGCTCTGCACCGCCTCGTTCACGAACGGCGTGCCCCGCTGGCTCGCCGGCAAGGGCACCGGCTGGGTCACCGCCGAGTACTCGATGCTGCCGCGGTCGACGAACGAGCGCATGCAGCGCGAGTCGATCAAGGGCAAGGTCGGCGGACGCACGCACGAGATCTCCCGCCTGATCGGGCGCTCGCTCCGTGCCGTGGTCGACACGAGGGCCCTCGGTGAGAACACCCTGGTCATCGACTGCGACGTGCTGCAGGCCGACGGGGGCACCCGCACGGCGTCGATCACCGGCGCCTACGTGGCGATGGTCGACGCGATCGAGTGGGGCCGCGGCAAGGGCTTCATCGCGAAGAAGGCCACCCCGCTCACCGACAGCGTGCAGGCGATCTCGGTCGGCATCGTCACGGGCGAGCCGATGCTCGACCTGGCGTACACCGAGGACTCCGCCGCCGACACCGACATGAACATCGTCACGACCGGGTCGGGGAAGTTCATCGAGGTGCAGGGCACTGCCGAGCACGCACCGTTCGACCGCGACGAGCTGAACGTCCTGCTCGACCTGGGCCTGGCCGGCAACCAGTCGCTCGCGTCGATCCAGCGTTCGGCCCTGGGCCTGGCGTGA
- a CDS encoding nicotinate phosphoribosyltransferase, with amino-acid sequence MTSALLTDQYELTMVDAALKDGTAHRRCVFEVFARRLPDGRRYGVAAGLGRFLTALGDFRFGDDEIGFLRDRGVIDAGTASFLADYRFTGDVRAYREGEVYFPNSPILQIEGTFAEAVVLETLALSVFNADSAIASAAARMVSAADGRPLAEMGSRRTGEWNAVAAARAAYIAGFGATSNLEAGRTWGIPTMGTAAHAFTLLHDSEEAAFRSQLDALGNGTTLLVDTYDIEQAVETAVRLTDGKLGGVRIDSGDLPSVVAAVRAQLDRLGATGTKITVTNDLDEYTIAALRAAPVDSYGVGTSVVSGSGHPAAGMVFKLVAHRSADGDDWVAVAKKSADKASIGGRKEAGRRLRNGVATAEVVLTAGQVGPDERALLVPVVTGGEVDPAFLGVQGVEAARAHHERAKAELPADAARIGRGDPAIPTLVI; translated from the coding sequence GTGACCAGCGCGCTCCTGACGGACCAGTACGAACTCACCATGGTCGACGCGGCCCTGAAGGACGGGACCGCCCACCGGCGCTGCGTCTTCGAAGTGTTCGCCCGGCGGCTGCCCGACGGCCGCCGGTACGGCGTGGCCGCCGGCCTCGGGCGGTTCCTGACCGCCCTCGGCGACTTCCGCTTCGGCGACGACGAGATCGGGTTCCTGCGCGACCGCGGGGTCATCGACGCGGGCACCGCGTCGTTCCTCGCCGACTACCGCTTCACGGGCGACGTCCGGGCGTACCGCGAGGGCGAGGTGTACTTCCCGAACTCCCCCATCCTGCAGATCGAGGGCACGTTCGCCGAGGCCGTCGTGCTCGAGACGCTCGCCCTGTCGGTGTTCAACGCCGACTCCGCCATCGCCTCGGCGGCCGCCCGCATGGTCTCCGCCGCCGACGGCCGCCCACTCGCCGAGATGGGGTCGCGCCGCACCGGCGAGTGGAACGCCGTCGCCGCCGCACGGGCCGCGTACATCGCCGGCTTCGGCGCGACGAGCAACCTCGAGGCCGGCCGCACCTGGGGCATCCCGACGATGGGCACGGCCGCGCACGCGTTCACCCTGCTGCACGACTCCGAGGAAGCGGCGTTCCGTTCGCAGCTCGACGCCCTCGGCAACGGCACGACCCTGCTCGTCGACACGTACGACATCGAGCAGGCCGTGGAGACCGCCGTCCGCCTGACCGACGGCAAGCTCGGCGGTGTCCGGATCGACAGCGGCGACCTGCCGTCCGTCGTGGCGGCGGTCCGGGCGCAGCTCGACCGCCTCGGCGCGACGGGCACGAAGATCACCGTCACGAACGACCTGGACGAGTACACGATCGCCGCGCTCCGGGCCGCCCCGGTCGACTCGTACGGCGTCGGCACCTCGGTCGTCTCCGGCTCCGGACACCCCGCCGCCGGCATGGTCTTCAAGCTCGTGGCGCACCGGTCCGCCGACGGCGACGACTGGGTCGCCGTGGCGAAGAAGTCGGCTGACAAGGCCTCGATCGGCGGGCGGAAGGAAGCCGGGCGTCGCCTGCGCAACGGTGTCGCCACGGCCGAGGTCGTGCTGACCGCCGGGCAGGTCGGCCCCGACGAGCGCGCCCTGCTCGTGCCCGTCGTCACCGGCGGCGAGGTGGACCCGGCGTTCCTCGGGGTGCAGGGCGTCGAAGCCGCTCGGGCACACCACGAGCGTGCCAAGGCCGAGCTGCCGGCGGACGCCGCGCGCATCGGTCGCGGCGACCCCGCGATCCCGACCCTGGTGATCTAG
- a CDS encoding ABC transporter ATP-binding protein gives MTATDQTRRTETVAPVISVRDAGICFKRNRRASRNFKDLFAGRGRRKRADEFWALRNVSFDVRPGEAIGVVGRNGQGKSTLLKLVAQVMLPDEGRVDVGAGVAPLIEITGGFVGDLSVRDNVYLTAGLHGMSRAEIRAAFDEIIAFAEIADFVDTPYKHLSSGMKVRIAFAVISRLDEPVILVDEVLAVGDKAFREKCYKRIEELLAGGRTLFFVSHSDKDLRRFCDRGLYLDKGRLQLDGTIEEALAQYSADYGV, from the coding sequence ATGACCGCCACCGACCAGACCCGACGCACCGAGACCGTCGCCCCGGTGATCTCCGTGCGCGACGCCGGCATCTGCTTCAAGCGCAACCGGCGGGCGAGCCGCAACTTCAAGGACCTCTTCGCCGGACGAGGGCGCCGCAAGCGCGCCGACGAGTTCTGGGCCCTCCGCAACGTGTCGTTCGACGTCCGCCCCGGCGAGGCGATCGGCGTCGTCGGGCGGAACGGTCAGGGCAAGTCCACGCTCCTGAAGCTCGTGGCCCAGGTGATGCTGCCGGATGAGGGACGGGTCGACGTCGGCGCCGGTGTCGCACCGCTCATCGAGATCACCGGCGGCTTCGTCGGCGACCTGTCCGTCCGCGACAACGTCTACCTCACCGCCGGCCTGCACGGCATGTCGCGTGCCGAGATCCGTGCCGCCTTCGACGAGATCATCGCGTTCGCCGAGATCGCGGACTTCGTCGACACCCCGTACAAGCACCTGTCGAGCGGCATGAAGGTGCGCATCGCCTTCGCGGTCATCTCACGGCTCGACGAACCCGTCATCCTGGTGGACGAGGTCCTCGCCGTCGGCGACAAGGCCTTCCGCGAGAAGTGCTACAAGCGGATCGAGGAGCTCCTGGCCGGCGGCCGGACGCTGTTCTTCGTGTCCCACAGCGACAAGGACCTGCGCCGCTTCTGCGACCGCGGCCTGTACCTCGACAAGGGCCGGCTGCAGCTCGACGGCACCATCGAGGAAGCTCTCGCGCAGTACTCGGCCGACTACGGCGTCTGA
- a CDS encoding DUF3039 domain-containing protein, whose product MSMTEPGGGLDVMDRELEKLLEDEAIEPGDHERFSHYVKKDKILQSAMSGKPVKALCGKKWIPGRDPEKFPVCPDCKAIYEKMKAE is encoded by the coding sequence ATGAGCATGACGGAACCAGGCGGCGGCCTCGACGTGATGGACCGGGAGCTCGAGAAGCTCCTCGAAGACGAAGCGATCGAACCCGGCGACCACGAGCGGTTCTCGCACTACGTCAAGAAGGACAAGATCCTGCAGTCGGCGATGTCCGGCAAGCCGGTCAAGGCACTGTGCGGCAAGAAGTGGATCCCGGGCCGCGACCCGGAGAAGTTCCCGGTCTGCCCGGACTGCAAGGCCATCTACGAGAAGATGAAGGCCGAGTAG
- a CDS encoding ABC transporter permease encodes MTTASAPTVPAAAAPAATRSAGRRYRHALWLLTVRDLRVRYSTSALGYVWSILDPLVMSAIYWFVFTQVFHRGSVGEDPYIVFLLSALLPWMWFTGGVSDSTRAFIKESKLIRSTTIPRTIWVARIDASKGIEFLLSLPVLAAFAIATGAHLHWQVVFFPVAIVLQCALVYGLGLIVAPLVVFFRDLERATKLVLRFLFYASPIIYGTHALPDALRPIAAVNPLTGVFGMYRAAFFPSQLDWFEVGASVVITGIVLVIGFAVFRRSEHRVLKEL; translated from the coding sequence GTGACCACAGCGAGCGCGCCGACCGTGCCCGCGGCTGCCGCACCAGCGGCGACCCGGAGCGCCGGTCGGCGGTATCGTCATGCGCTCTGGTTGCTGACCGTCCGCGACCTGCGGGTGCGGTACTCGACCTCGGCGCTCGGCTACGTCTGGTCGATCCTCGACCCGCTCGTGATGTCGGCGATCTACTGGTTCGTCTTCACCCAGGTGTTCCACCGCGGTTCCGTCGGCGAAGACCCGTACATCGTCTTCCTGCTCTCCGCGCTGCTGCCGTGGATGTGGTTCACGGGCGGCGTCTCGGACTCCACGCGGGCGTTCATCAAGGAGTCGAAGCTCATCCGCTCGACGACGATCCCCCGCACCATCTGGGTCGCGCGGATCGACGCATCGAAGGGCATCGAGTTCCTGCTGAGCCTGCCCGTGCTGGCCGCGTTCGCGATCGCGACCGGTGCGCACCTGCACTGGCAGGTCGTCTTCTTCCCGGTGGCGATCGTGCTGCAGTGCGCGCTCGTGTACGGCCTCGGCCTGATCGTCGCACCGCTCGTCGTCTTCTTCCGCGACCTCGAGCGCGCGACCAAGCTCGTCCTGCGGTTCCTGTTCTACGCATCGCCGATCATCTACGGCACGCACGCGCTGCCCGACGCCCTGCGCCCCATCGCCGCGGTCAACCCGCTCACCGGCGTCTTCGGGATGTACCGGGCGGCGTTCTTCCCGAGCCAGCTCGACTGGTTCGAGGTCGGCGCATCGGTGGTCATCACGGGCATCGTCCTCGTGATCGGCTTCGCGGTCTTCCGCCGGAGCGAGCACCGCGTGCTGAAGGAGCTGTGA
- a CDS encoding ABC transporter ATP-binding protein produces the protein MAAGADNEDVYATTDAAWMTEASDADERDAAAGDDADDDDMGEPDARDASVDDEMTDDSTATDTTTTEPATTEPDPAAEPESAAVPGPAARAAAAAPTTTTGARPAKARTTKQRTKRPAKADGATGSVPPGPTASDATNSTGDAPATAAPEADAPETGAAEAGAATGPAAKKRAPRATATKAPQQQQQPVVLAANGLVKRYGQTLAVDEVDLEIRQGSIFGVVGPNGAGKTTTLSMITGLLRPDAGSVTVLDHDVWADPTAAKRSLGVLPDRLRLFDRLTGAQLLYYSATLRGLDGATARERSTDLAEAFGLGEALGRQVADYSVGMAKKIALAATLIHSPRVLVLDEPFESVDPVSAATITDILRRYTRGGGTVVLSSHSMELVQRTCDSVAIIVGGKVLASGTMAQVRGRKSLEDKFVELAGGRVVAESMEWLHSFSG, from the coding sequence ATGGCCGCCGGAGCAGACAACGAGGACGTGTACGCCACGACCGACGCTGCCTGGATGACCGAAGCGAGCGACGCCGACGAGCGTGACGCCGCGGCGGGGGACGACGCCGACGACGACGACATGGGGGAACCGGATGCGCGCGACGCCTCCGTTGATGACGAGATGACCGACGACAGCACGGCCACCGACACCACGACCACCGAACCCGCGACCACCGAACCCGATCCGGCCGCCGAGCCGGAGTCGGCTGCCGTACCCGGTCCCGCGGCGCGTGCCGCGGCAGCGGCCCCGACGACCACCACCGGCGCCCGACCCGCCAAGGCGCGCACCACGAAGCAGCGCACCAAGCGACCGGCGAAGGCCGACGGGGCGACCGGCAGCGTGCCTCCCGGTCCGACCGCGAGCGACGCGACGAACTCGACCGGGGACGCACCGGCGACTGCCGCACCCGAGGCGGACGCACCGGAGACGGGCGCAGCGGAGGCGGGCGCCGCGACCGGCCCCGCCGCCAAGAAGCGCGCACCCCGGGCCACTGCCACGAAGGCCCCGCAGCAGCAGCAGCAGCCCGTCGTGCTCGCCGCGAACGGCCTCGTCAAGCGGTACGGGCAGACGCTCGCCGTCGACGAGGTCGACCTCGAGATCCGCCAGGGCTCGATCTTCGGCGTGGTCGGCCCCAACGGCGCCGGCAAGACGACCACCCTGTCGATGATCACCGGACTGCTGCGTCCCGACGCCGGTTCCGTCACCGTCCTCGACCACGACGTCTGGGCCGACCCCACGGCCGCCAAGCGGAGCCTCGGCGTGCTGCCGGACCGCCTGCGGCTGTTCGACCGGCTCACCGGCGCGCAGCTGCTCTACTACTCGGCCACCCTGCGCGGCCTCGACGGCGCCACCGCGCGCGAGCGCAGCACCGACCTGGCCGAGGCGTTCGGGCTCGGCGAGGCACTCGGCCGCCAGGTCGCCGACTACTCGGTGGGCATGGCGAAGAAGATCGCCCTGGCCGCCACCCTCATCCACTCGCCGCGGGTCCTCGTGCTCGACGAACCGTTCGAGTCGGTCGACCCCGTGAGCGCCGCGACCATCACCGACATCCTGCGCCGGTACACGCGCGGTGGCGGCACCGTCGTGCTCTCCAGCCACTCCATGGAGCTCGTCCAGCGCACGTGCGACTCCGTCGCCATCATCGTCGGCGGCAAGGTCCTCGCTTCGGGCACGATGGCCCAGGTGCGCGGTCGCAAGAGCCTCGAGGACAAGTTCGTCGAACTCGCGGGCGGCCGCGTCGTGGCAGAGAGCATGGAATGGTTGCACAGCTTCTCCGGCTGA
- a CDS encoding CDP-glycerol glycerophosphotransferase family protein: MPITSDLRTAVRLAQRLLASRRSRRELARRLPSVAVPAPGTIEIAVYFADGPVNMYQVRQWYAPLAELAKTHPVAIIARSPGTMTTLIDESPVPAVYARQVVDLEHFVETQAPKVVLYVNQNARNFQMMRYGRMWHVFVNHGESDKMYMTTNQFKAYDYALIAGDAARGRLAEALWDYDLDARTIAIGRPQADHFAGAAPYPDDDRTVVLYAPTWEGDRGAAAYGSIASHGTTIAEQVLASPRHRLVYRPHPRSGVLEPTYRAAHERIVAAIAAANTADPSAHHVHDTGGELGWQLADADVAITDISAMIYDRLAVGKPLIVTRPVSPEADVDERGYLSDANWLTAADASSVLARIDAALGDAAELAKLQHWVAQYFGDTTPGAATARFHAAVEWLLERWRTVAAERGER; encoded by the coding sequence ATGCCGATCACCAGTGACCTGCGGACCGCAGTGCGCCTGGCCCAGCGGCTGCTCGCCTCGCGCCGGAGCCGCCGCGAACTCGCGCGTCGTCTGCCCTCGGTCGCGGTGCCGGCACCCGGCACGATCGAGATCGCGGTGTACTTCGCCGACGGCCCCGTGAACATGTACCAGGTGCGCCAGTGGTACGCACCGCTGGCCGAACTGGCGAAGACCCACCCGGTCGCGATCATCGCGCGCAGCCCCGGCACGATGACGACGCTGATCGACGAGTCGCCCGTCCCCGCCGTGTACGCCCGCCAGGTCGTCGACCTGGAGCACTTCGTCGAGACGCAGGCGCCGAAGGTGGTGCTGTACGTCAACCAGAACGCCCGCAACTTCCAGATGATGCGGTACGGGCGCATGTGGCACGTCTTCGTCAACCACGGCGAGAGCGACAAGATGTACATGACGACGAACCAGTTCAAGGCGTACGACTACGCGTTGATCGCGGGTGACGCCGCGCGCGGTCGGCTCGCCGAGGCCCTGTGGGACTACGACCTCGACGCCAGGACCATCGCGATCGGTCGTCCCCAGGCCGACCACTTCGCCGGCGCTGCCCCCTACCCCGACGACGACCGCACCGTCGTGCTGTACGCGCCGACGTGGGAGGGCGACCGGGGCGCCGCTGCCTACGGGTCGATCGCGTCCCACGGCACCACCATCGCCGAGCAGGTGCTCGCATCGCCCCGGCACCGCCTGGTGTACCGACCCCACCCGCGGAGCGGCGTGCTCGAGCCGACCTACCGCGCGGCGCACGAGCGGATCGTCGCGGCGATCGCGGCGGCGAACACGGCCGACCCGTCCGCCCACCACGTCCACGACACCGGCGGGGAACTCGGCTGGCAGCTGGCGGACGCCGACGTGGCGATCACCGACATCAGCGCGATGATCTACGACCGACTGGCGGTCGGCAAGCCGCTCATCGTGACCCGGCCGGTGTCGCCCGAGGCCGACGTCGACGAGCGCGGGTACCTGAGCGATGCGAACTGGTTGACCGCGGCCGATGCGTCGTCGGTGCTCGCACGGATCGACGCGGCCCTGGGCGACGCCGCCGAGCTCGCCAAGCTGCAGCACTGGGTGGCGCAGTACTTCGGCGACACCACGCCCGGCGCCGCGACGGCCCGGTTCCACGCCGCCGTCGAGTGGTTGCTCGAGCGCTGGCGCACCGTCGCCGCCGAGCGTGGGGAGCGCTGA
- the murI gene encoding glutamate racemase codes for MTDAPIGVFDSGVGGLTVARAIIDQLPRESIRYVGDTLHSPYGPKPIADVRRYALEVMDDLVEQGVKALVIACNTASSAVLRDARERYEQAYGIPVVEVIQPAARAAVKQTRTGRIGVIGTVGTIASRAYEDAFAVASDVTLALAACPRFVEFVEAGDTSSPELREVAAGYLDPIRTADVDTLVLGCTHYPLMSAAIQYVMGPDVTLVSSAEETASDVYRRLVEHGLERTTTTAPTYSFESTGDDEDGFLRLARRFLGPEIVRVGHLETGAITLPRGRP; via the coding sequence GTGACGGATGCACCGATCGGAGTCTTCGACAGCGGGGTCGGCGGGCTCACGGTGGCCCGCGCGATCATCGACCAGCTGCCGCGCGAGAGCATCCGGTACGTCGGCGACACCCTGCACTCGCCGTACGGCCCGAAGCCCATCGCCGACGTCCGCCGCTACGCGCTCGAGGTCATGGACGACCTGGTCGAACAGGGCGTCAAGGCCCTCGTCATCGCCTGCAACACGGCGTCGTCCGCCGTGCTCCGCGACGCCCGCGAACGGTACGAGCAGGCGTACGGCATCCCGGTGGTCGAGGTCATCCAGCCCGCCGCCCGCGCCGCCGTGAAACAGACCAGGACCGGGCGCATCGGCGTCATCGGCACGGTCGGCACCATCGCGTCGCGCGCCTACGAGGACGCCTTCGCGGTGGCCTCGGACGTCACCCTCGCCCTGGCGGCGTGCCCGCGGTTCGTCGAGTTCGTCGAGGCGGGGGACACCTCGTCACCGGAACTGCGCGAGGTCGCCGCCGGGTACCTCGACCCGATCCGCACCGCCGACGTCGACACGCTCGTGCTCGGCTGCACCCACTACCCGCTGATGTCCGCGGCCATCCAGTACGTGATGGGCCCGGACGTCACCCTGGTGTCGAGTGCCGAGGAGACCGCGAGCGACGTCTACCGCCGGCTCGTCGAGCACGGCCTCGAACGCACCACCACCACCGCTCCGACGTACTCGTTCGAGTCGACCGGCGACGACGAGGACGGGTTCCTGCGGCTCGCCCGCCGGTTCCTCGGCCCCGAGATCGTCCGCGTCGGCCACCTCGAGACCGGCGCCATCACGCTGCCCCGTGGGCGGCCCTGA
- a CDS encoding NTP transferase domain-containing protein — MTTQIVILAAGMGSRLGRSLPKPLTELSDGRTIMQQQFDNIRAAFGSSARVTIVVGYKSEHIVEAFPDASFVYNESYDSTNTSKSLLRALKATGKSGVLWMNGDVVFDPMALVRAADMIDEDHSFVSVNTDKVSDEEVKYTVDAEGFIHKLSKQVVGGLGEAVGINYVSANDKQALIRQLGRVDDQEYFEGGIEAAIAEDGLRWSPIDISDLYAVEIDFAEDLERANNLFA, encoded by the coding sequence ATGACCACGCAGATCGTGATCCTCGCAGCGGGGATGGGGAGCCGTCTCGGCCGCAGCCTGCCGAAGCCGCTCACGGAGCTCAGTGACGGCCGCACCATCATGCAGCAGCAGTTCGACAACATCCGCGCCGCGTTCGGTTCGAGCGCCCGCGTGACGATCGTCGTCGGCTACAAGTCGGAGCACATCGTCGAGGCCTTCCCCGACGCGTCCTTCGTCTACAACGAGTCCTACGACTCCACCAACACCTCGAAGAGCCTGCTCCGCGCCCTCAAGGCGACCGGCAAGAGCGGTGTCCTCTGGATGAACGGCGACGTGGTCTTCGACCCGATGGCGCTCGTCCGTGCTGCGGACATGATCGACGAGGACCACTCGTTCGTCAGCGTCAACACCGACAAGGTCTCCGACGAAGAGGTCAAGTACACCGTCGACGCCGAGGGCTTCATCCACAAGCTCTCCAAGCAGGTCGTCGGTGGGCTCGGCGAAGCCGTCGGCATCAACTACGTCTCGGCGAACGACAAGCAGGCCCTCATCCGCCAGCTCGGGCGCGTCGACGACCAGGAGTACTTCGAGGGCGGCATCGAGGCTGCCATCGCCGAGGACGGGCTACGCTGGTCCCCGATCGACATCTCCGACCTGTACGCGGTCGAGATCGACTTCGCCGAGGACCTCGAGCGCGCGAACAACCTGTTCGCCTGA